One genomic window of Azospirillum sp. TSH58 includes the following:
- a CDS encoding sulfite exporter TauE/SafE family protein: protein MDAHSALSLLEAGLNQCAVVIDRDGGLLVALLTAGLVGGSTHCAGMCGPFVLAQVTARLEQVPASRMSEFHRLAGAAVLPYHLGRGTTYTLIGAAAAAVAGHVGALPGLKWLSVALLAFAALFFLGYAVKGLSAWVPKLDGAVQRWWGDRVSRLARPLFGDPTGWRGYALGLALGFIPCGLLYGAVAVAAASGSALTGALGMAAFALGTLPSLLAVGLAGHLAGRTWRSAVARAAPVIMVVNAGVLGWMAIRMIG from the coding sequence TTGGACGCCCATTCGGCCCTGTCGCTTCTCGAAGCCGGCTTGAACCAGTGCGCCGTCGTCATCGACCGTGACGGCGGGCTTCTGGTGGCGCTGCTGACCGCGGGGCTGGTCGGGGGATCGACCCATTGCGCGGGCATGTGCGGTCCCTTCGTCCTGGCCCAGGTCACCGCCCGGCTGGAGCAGGTCCCGGCCTCGCGGATGAGCGAGTTCCACCGGCTGGCCGGGGCGGCGGTGCTGCCCTACCATCTGGGGCGCGGCACGACCTACACGCTGATCGGCGCGGCGGCGGCGGCGGTCGCCGGCCATGTCGGGGCGCTGCCGGGGTTGAAATGGCTGTCGGTGGCGCTGCTGGCCTTCGCGGCGCTGTTCTTCCTCGGTTACGCGGTGAAGGGGCTGAGCGCCTGGGTGCCGAAGCTCGACGGCGCGGTGCAGCGCTGGTGGGGCGACCGGGTGTCGAGGCTGGCCCGCCCCCTGTTCGGCGACCCCACGGGCTGGCGCGGCTACGCCCTGGGGCTGGCGCTCGGCTTCATTCCCTGCGGTCTTCTCTACGGGGCGGTGGCGGTGGCCGCGGCCAGCGGCAGCGCGCTGACCGGGGCGCTGGGCATGGCGGCCTTCGCGCTGGGCACGCTGCCGAGCCTGCTGGCGGTCGGCCTCGCCGGGCATCTGGCGGGGCGCACCTGGCGCTCCGCGGTGGCGCGGGCGGCCCCGGTCATCATGGTGGTGAACGCCGGGGTCCTGGGCTGGATGGCGATCCGGATGATCGGGTGA